The nucleotide sequence GACACGTTGGTCAACAATGCCGGCATCTTCGTCGCAAAGCCGTTCACGCAATATACGGCCGAAGACTATGCGGCGGTAATGGGGACCAACGTCGCCGGCTTCTTTAACATCACGCAGCTCGCCATCGCCGAGATGGAGAAGCAGGGCTCTGGCCATGTCGTCCAGATCACGACCACGCTGGTCGATCAAGCGAACTCGAACGTGCCGTCGGTGCTGGCCTCGCTGAGCAAGGGCGGACTGAACGCTGCGACCAAGTCGCTCGCCATCGAATACGCGAGGCGCGGCATCCGCGTGAACGCGGTCTCGCCCGGCATCATCAAGTCGCCGATGCATCCGGTCGAAACGCACGCCCAGCTCAGCGCGCTGCACCCGGTCGGCCGTATGGGCGAGATGTCCGACATCGTCGATGCCGTGCTGTATCTCGAGGGTGCTTCCTTCGTCACCGGCGAGATCCTGCATGTCGATGGCGGCCAGAGCGCCGGCCACTGAGCGGAGGAGAACGACAATGCCCATCGTCACAATTCAAGTGACCCGCGAAGGAACGACGCCGGGAGCGGCGTCGGTCACGGCGGAGGAGAAGGCCGCACTGATCAAGGGATCAAGCGAGCTCCTGCGGGATGTCCTCGGCAAACCGCTCGATGCCACCTTCGTCGTGATCGAGGAAGTCGACACCGACAATTGGGGCTGGGGCGGCCTGCCCGTGCCGGAATTCCGGCGCCGCCGCGCCGCCCAGACGGGATGATCCGCGCGCCGTCGCGCGCAGGAGGATGACATGACCAACGCCAACACGAAGCAGCACATGGAGACCCGGCTGCATCCGCAGCCGGGGTCAGAATCACAACAAACCTGGCGATATGCAGTGGCCGGCTTGTCCGCGTCGCTTGTCGGCCTCGGCCTCGCCCGCTTTTCCTACACACCGCTGATCCCGGCGCTGATTGCGGCAAAATGGTTCAGCGCATCCGACGTCGTCTATCTCGGTGCGGCGAACCTTGCCGGCTATCTCGCCGGCGCGCTCGCGGCCCGAGCCGTGGTCACCCGGATCGGCGCGGTCCGCGCACTGCGTTCGATGATGCTGCTGGCCACCGTCTCCTTCTTCGCAAGTTCCACACCGGTGTCGTTCACCTGGTTCTTCGCTTGGCGCTTTCTCTCCGGCCTCACCGGCGGGATCATCATGGTGCTGGCGGCGTCTGTCATTCAGCCTCACACCTCGCCGGCGCGGCGCGGCATCGTCGGCGGCGTGATCTTCGCCGGCGTCGGTCTCGGCGTCGCCGCGTCGGGCACGCTGGTGCCGTTGCTGCTGCAACAGGGCTTGCAACAGAGCTGGTATGGCCTCGGCGTGCTCTCGGCCATGCTCACGCTCGCGAGCTGGTGGAACTGGCCGACAGAGACCAAGGCCGATGCTGCATCCTCGCATCAAGCCAATCCCCATCATACCTCGCCCGCTGCCCGCGCGTTGCTCGTCCAATACGGCCTCAACGCGGTCGCGCTGGTACCGCACATGGTCTTCATCGTCGACTTCGTCGCGCGTGGCCTTGGCCAAGGGATCGCCGCAGGATCTCGCTACTGGGTACTGTACGGCCTCGGCGCCATCGCAGGTCCGCTCGTCACCGGCCATCTCGGCGACCGCTGGGGTTTCGGTCCGGCGCTGCGCGCGGCGTTCCTGATCGAGGCGGCCGCCGTGCTGCTGCCGAACGTCAGCGCCACGCCAATATCGCTGATCGTATCGAGCATTGTGGTCGGCGGCTTCACGCCCGGCATCGTACCGCTGGTGCTCGGACGCATCCATGAACTCGTGCCTCACTCCAACGAACGGCAGCGCGCGACATGGAGCCACGCCACTACCAGCTTTGCGCTGTTCCAGGCCGCCGCAGCCTATGGCTTCTCCTGGATCTACGCGCAGACCGGGGGTGACTATCTGCTCCTGTTCGGACTTGGCGGCGGCGCTGTCGTGCTGGCGCTTGCAATCGATCTTGGCCTTGCGCTCGCCACGCGCAAGGCATGACCGCTGACGATGGCGCGATCAGGAATACTGCATCACGCCGTCGTCGATCCCGCCGAAGCGCAAGGAGACGATGTCGAGCGCATAGTTCTGGTACAGCCGCCATGGCTGCTTCGAGCCCTGCTTCGGCATCTTGGCGACCGAGCGCTGCACATAACCCGAGGTGAAATCGAGCGACGGCTGCGCGGTGATTTCAGGATCGTCATTGTGCGGCATGCACTGGCGGAAATTGCGCCGGTCCATGTAGTTGATGAGGCGGCAGACATATTCGCAGGTGAGATCGCATTTCAGCGTCCAGGACGCATTGGTGTAGCCGAAGGCTGACGCCATGTTCGGCACGTCCGCATACATCATGCCCTTGTAGGTCAGCGTATTGGCGAAATCGACGGCGCGGCCGTCGACGCTGACGTCGAGGCCGCCGACGACCTGGAGCACCAGCCCCGTCGCGGTCACGATGATGTCCGCCGCAAGCTCGCTGCCGTCCTTGAGGCGAATGCCATCGCGGGTAAAGGTATCGATCTCATTGGTGACGACGGCGGCGCGCTTTTCGCGGATCGCCTTAAAGAGGTCGCCGTCGGGCACGAGGCACAGCCGCTGATCCCAGGGATTATAGCGCGGCGTGAAATGAGTGGCGAGGTCGTAGTCGGGGCCGAGCGCGATTCTCACGCCCTTGAGGACCAGTTCCTTCACCTTCGCCGGGCGGCGGCGGCTGAGCTGGAAGAAGAACATCCCCCACATCACGTTGCGCCAGCGGATGACATGATAGGCAAGCCGCGTCGGCAGATTGCGGCGCAATTTGTTGGCGACGGGATCCTGCGCCGGGCGCGACACCACATAGGTCGGCGAGCGCTGGAGCATGGTGACCTGCGCCGCAGTCTTGGCGAGCTCCGGCACCAGCGTCACTGCGGTCGCGCCCGAGCCGATCACGACGACGCGCTTGCCCGCATAGTCGATATCGTCGGTCCATCTCTGCGGATGCACGATGCGGCCGGCGAAATCCCCGACGCCCTTGAACTCCGGCGTGTAGCCGGCCTCGTACTTGTAATAGCCCGAGCACATGAACAGGAAATTGCAAGTGAAGCGCACCAGCTCGGTCGCGCCCTCACCTGTCATGCGCTCGGCCTCGACGGTCCAGCGCGCCTCAGGCGTTGACCACGCCGCACGCTTGACGCGGTGGCGAAAGCGGATGTGCTTGTCGATGGCGTTCTCGGTTGCGGTCTCGCGCACATAGTTCAGGATCTGCGGCCCGTCCGCGATCGCCTTCGGGTCGGTCCACGGCTTGAACGAATAGCCCAGCGTGAACATGTCGCTGTCGGAGCGGACGCCCGGATAACGAAACAGGTCCCAGGTGCCGCCGATGCAGTCGCGGCCCTCCAGAATGACGTAGCTCTTGCCCGGGCACTTCGTCTGAAGATGATAGCCGGCGCCGATGCCGGACAGGCCGGCGCCGACGATGAGAACGTCGAAATGTTCCTGGGGCATGGTTTCCTCCGCCGAGGAGGATTGTCCGCCCGTCGCCGCAGGCCGTCAATTGGCAATCAGTGGTGCAACAACCCTAAAGCGAGTTGAATTCCATGCGCCGAAACAACGAAGCCCCGGATTGCTCCGGGGCTTCGAGTCGAAATCGATGTGAGCGGCGGATCAGTACCGATAGTGGTCCGACTTGTACGGACCTTCCTGCTTGACGCCGATGTAGTCGGCCTGGTCCTTGCGCAGCTCGGTGAGCTTGACGCCGATCTTGGCGAGGTGGAGGCGCGCGACCTTCTCGTCGAGCGACTTCGGCAGCACGTAGACTTCCTTCTTGTACTTGCCGTCCTTGTTGTTGGCGAACAGCTCGATCTGCGCCAGCGTCTGGTTGGTGAAGGACGCCGACATCACGAAGCTGGGGTGCCCCATCGCGTTGCCGAGGTTCACGAGGCGGCCCTCCGACAGCATGATGATGCGGTGCTTGTCGGGGAATTCGATCTCGTCGACCTGCGGCTTGATGTTGGTCCACTTCAGGTTACGCAGACCCGCGATCTGGATCTCGTTGTCGAAATGGCCGATGTTGCAGACGATGGCGCGATCCTTCATCGCGCGCATGTGCTCGATCGTGATGATGTCCTTGTTGCCGGTCGCGGTGACGAAGATGTCGGCGCGGGGCGCCGCGTCTTCCATCGTCACGACCTCATAGCCTTCCATCGCGGCCTGAAGCGCGCAGATCGGATCGACTTCGGAGACCATCACGCGGCAGCCGGCCTGGCGCAGCGAGGCGGCCGAGCCCTTGCCGACGTCGCCGAAGCCCGCGACCATCGCGACCTTGCCCGACATCATCACGTCGGTGCCGCGGCGGATGCCGTCGACCAGCGATTCACGGCAGCCATAGAGGTTGTCGAATTTCGACTTGGTGACGCTGTCGTTGACGTTGATCGCCGGCCACAGCAGCGTGCCGGCCTTCTGCATGTCATAGAGACGATGCACGCCCGTGGTGGTCTCTTCGGAAACGCCCTTGATGCTCTCGGCGATCCCGGCGAAGTAGCCCTTCGGCTTCTCCTTGAGCTGCTTCTTCAGAAGCGCGAAGAAGACTTCCTCTTCCTCGGAGCCGGGCTTGTCGAGGAACGCGGCGTCGCCGTTCTCGGCGCGCAGACCGAGATGGACGTACATGGTGGCGTCGCCGCCGTCATCGAGGATCATGTTCGGGTGACCGCCGCCGTGCCAGTCGAACAGTTTTGCGGTGTAGTCCCAGTATTCGGTCAGCGTCTCGCCCTTGACCGCGAACACTGGAATGCCGGCGGCAGCGATCGCCGCCGCGGCGTGGTCCTGCGTCGAATAGATGTTGCAGGAGACCCAGCGGATGTCGGCGCCGAGTGCTGCCAGCGTCTCGATCAGCACGCCGGTCTGGATCGTCATGTGCAGCGAGCCGGCGATACGCGCGCCCTTCAGCGGCTGCTTGGGGCCATACTCTTCGCGGGTTGCCATCAGGCCGGGCATCTCGGTCTCGGCGAGCGAGAGCTCCTTGCGGCCGAAATCGGCGAGCGAAATGTCCTTGACGATGTAGTCGGTAAAGCCGGGCTTCGCATTCATAGCGGAGGTCCTGTTGTTGAATTGGTCATTCCGGGTGCCTCGACGAGGCGAACCCGGAAACTCGACGTGATGGATTTGGGATCCCGGGCTCGCCGCCCTCGCGGCGGCCCGGAATGATGTCGGTGATCAGACGGCGCGCTTGAGCGCTTCGACGAGATCGGTCTTCTCCCAGGAGAAGCCGCCCTCGTTGTCGGGCGTGCGGCCGAAATGACCGTAGGCCGAAGTCCGTGCGTAGATCGGACGGTTGAGATCGAGATGGGTACGGATGCCGCGCGGGGTGAGATCCATCGCCTTGGCAGCGGCCTTCTCGAGCTCGTCCTCCGACACTTTGCCGGTGCCGTGGGTGTCGATGTAGATCGACAGCGGACGCGCCACGCCGATGGCGTAGGCGAGCTGCAGCGTGCAGCGATCGGCAAGACCGGCTGCGACGATGTTCTTGGCGACGTAGCGCGCGGCGTAAGCCGCGGAACGGTCGACCTTGGTCGGATCCTTGCCGGAGAACGCGCCGCCGCCATGCGGGGCCGCACCACCATAGGTATCGACGATGATCTTGCGGCCGGTCAGGCCGGAATCGCCATCGGGACCGCCGATGTAGAACTTTCCGGTCGGGTTGATGTGCCAGATCGTCTTCGGCGTGATCCAGTCCTTCGGCAGCGCCTCGCGCACATAGGGCTCGACGATGTCACGGATCTGCTTGGACGAGATGTCCTCGACCAGATGCTGATGCGACACCACGATCTCGCGCACGCCGACCGGCTTGCCGTTCTCGTACTGCACGGTGACCTGGCTCTTGGAGTCCGGACCCAGCACCTTCTCGCGGCCGGAGTGGCGCGCTTCGGAGATCAGGCGCAGGATCTTGTGGGCGTAGAAGATCGGCGCCGGCATCAGATCAGGCGTCTCGTTGGTGGCGTAACCGAACATGATGCCCTGGTCGCCGGCGCCTTCTTCCTTGACCTCGCCCGGCTGCAGCGCATCGACGCCCTGCGCGATGTCGGCCGACTGCGGATGCAACAGGATCTCGATGTCGGCGGTCTTCCAGTGGAAGCCGTCCTGCTCGTAGCCGATGTCCTTGATGGCACCGCGCACGACGCTCTCGATCTGCTCGTTGGTGACCGATGCCGGGCCGCGGGTCTCACCGGCGATCACGACCTTGTTGGTGGTCGCGAGCGTCTCGCAGGCCGCACGGATCTGCCACGGATCGATGCCGGCCTTCGGCCCTTCGCGGTAGAACAGATCGACGATTTCATCGGAGATCCGGTCGCAGACCTTGTCGGGATGCCCCTCGGACACGGACTCGCTGGTGAAGAGATAGGACGCGCGCATCAGTAACCCCTTGTTCCGCCGCTGAGCTGGCGGGCGTTTGCGATGTTTACCTTCGGATGAAATCAATCACGCCGTCGCGAGATGACGTAGGATTCGTCGAGAAACCAGAGCCCGTTGTACTTTCGCAGCACATCCCTGGCGGCATCCAGGGTGCGGCCGTTTTGAGTCATTTCCGTCAAACGATCGTCCTCGATCTGAGCGACATACACCGCCGCATTCCACGCTGCAAAGGCCGTCGAGGTTCCGATGGTACCCGTGACCTCGTTGGGCAGCGCTTCCATATCATACCTGAAGATCGAACGGTTATCCGCGTAAGCATTAAAATTTAGGTCCCGGCCCAACGATCCGAGCTCGTACTTTACCGCGCGCAATAGCTCATGACGGCTGACCGAGAAAGGATTTTCTCCCGGCCAGATCGCCTGGATCATTTCCATGCCCGGATCCTGGCCGTGGGAGTGAATTCCGATCAGCCGCCCCCCCGGTCGAAGCGCCCGCGCCAGCGGCGCGATGATCCGCTTTGCCCGGAAATTGACCGAGGACAGGGCCCGGTAGGGCTGGGATGCGATGACGAGGTCGAAATTGGCCTCGGTCTGCCCCGGCCGCGGAATGGTCGAATCGAGCAGGAACCTGTGGTCCTCGCGGTAGAGCACGAGGACGACGGGCCGCTCATAGAGCGGCATGGCCGTGCGTGGGCTGATCGCCGCGCGCCAGTTCTGCTCCAGGAACGGCCGCAGCTCGGCGATCTGTTGCTCGAATTCGCCCGATGAGGCGCCCCGCAGGGGAACTTCGTGCCAGACGGTCGCCGCCGCTGCCGCGGGCGATGCCGGCGTG is from Bradyrhizobium xenonodulans and encodes:
- a CDS encoding SDR family NAD(P)-dependent oxidoreductase, with translation MGIEQKVAIVTGASQGIGAALVQGFRDRNYRVVATARSIKPSSDDDVLVIPGDIADRSTAERLVSEAVARFGRVDTLVNNAGIFVAKPFTQYTAEDYAAVMGTNVAGFFNITQLAIAEMEKQGSGHVVQITTTLVDQANSNVPSVLASLSKGGLNAATKSLAIEYARRGIRVNAVSPGIIKSPMHPVETHAQLSALHPVGRMGEMSDIVDAVLYLEGASFVTGEILHVDGGQSAGH
- a CDS encoding tautomerase family protein yields the protein MPIVTIQVTREGTTPGAASVTAEEKAALIKGSSELLRDVLGKPLDATFVVIEEVDTDNWGWGGLPVPEFRRRRAAQTG
- a CDS encoding YbfB/YjiJ family MFS transporter, which encodes MTNANTKQHMETRLHPQPGSESQQTWRYAVAGLSASLVGLGLARFSYTPLIPALIAAKWFSASDVVYLGAANLAGYLAGALAARAVVTRIGAVRALRSMMLLATVSFFASSTPVSFTWFFAWRFLSGLTGGIIMVLAASVIQPHTSPARRGIVGGVIFAGVGLGVAASGTLVPLLLQQGLQQSWYGLGVLSAMLTLASWWNWPTETKADAASSHQANPHHTSPAARALLVQYGLNAVALVPHMVFIVDFVARGLGQGIAAGSRYWVLYGLGAIAGPLVTGHLGDRWGFGPALRAAFLIEAAAVLLPNVSATPISLIVSSIVVGGFTPGIVPLVLGRIHELVPHSNERQRATWSHATTSFALFQAAAAYGFSWIYAQTGGDYLLLFGLGGGAVVLALAIDLGLALATRKA
- a CDS encoding flavin-containing monooxygenase, whose protein sequence is MPQEHFDVLIVGAGLSGIGAGYHLQTKCPGKSYVILEGRDCIGGTWDLFRYPGVRSDSDMFTLGYSFKPWTDPKAIADGPQILNYVRETATENAIDKHIRFRHRVKRAAWSTPEARWTVEAERMTGEGATELVRFTCNFLFMCSGYYKYEAGYTPEFKGVGDFAGRIVHPQRWTDDIDYAGKRVVVIGSGATAVTLVPELAKTAAQVTMLQRSPTYVVSRPAQDPVANKLRRNLPTRLAYHVIRWRNVMWGMFFFQLSRRRPAKVKELVLKGVRIALGPDYDLATHFTPRYNPWDQRLCLVPDGDLFKAIREKRAAVVTNEIDTFTRDGIRLKDGSELAADIIVTATGLVLQVVGGLDVSVDGRAVDFANTLTYKGMMYADVPNMASAFGYTNASWTLKCDLTCEYVCRLINYMDRRNFRQCMPHNDDPEITAQPSLDFTSGYVQRSVAKMPKQGSKQPWRLYQNYALDIVSLRFGGIDDGVMQYS
- the ahcY gene encoding adenosylhomocysteinase; translation: MNAKPGFTDYIVKDISLADFGRKELSLAETEMPGLMATREEYGPKQPLKGARIAGSLHMTIQTGVLIETLAALGADIRWVSCNIYSTQDHAAAAIAAAGIPVFAVKGETLTEYWDYTAKLFDWHGGGHPNMILDDGGDATMYVHLGLRAENGDAAFLDKPGSEEEEVFFALLKKQLKEKPKGYFAGIAESIKGVSEETTTGVHRLYDMQKAGTLLWPAINVNDSVTKSKFDNLYGCRESLVDGIRRGTDVMMSGKVAMVAGFGDVGKGSAASLRQAGCRVMVSEVDPICALQAAMEGYEVVTMEDAAPRADIFVTATGNKDIITIEHMRAMKDRAIVCNIGHFDNEIQIAGLRNLKWTNIKPQVDEIEFPDKHRIIMLSEGRLVNLGNAMGHPSFVMSASFTNQTLAQIELFANNKDGKYKKEVYVLPKSLDEKVARLHLAKIGVKLTELRKDQADYIGVKQEGPYKSDHYRY
- the metK gene encoding methionine adenosyltransferase; the encoded protein is MRASYLFTSESVSEGHPDKVCDRISDEIVDLFYREGPKAGIDPWQIRAACETLATTNKVVIAGETRGPASVTNEQIESVVRGAIKDIGYEQDGFHWKTADIEILLHPQSADIAQGVDALQPGEVKEEGAGDQGIMFGYATNETPDLMPAPIFYAHKILRLISEARHSGREKVLGPDSKSQVTVQYENGKPVGVREIVVSHQHLVEDISSKQIRDIVEPYVREALPKDWITPKTIWHINPTGKFYIGGPDGDSGLTGRKIIVDTYGGAAPHGGGAFSGKDPTKVDRSAAYAARYVAKNIVAAGLADRCTLQLAYAIGVARPLSIYIDTHGTGKVSEDELEKAAAKAMDLTPRGIRTHLDLNRPIYARTSAYGHFGRTPDNEGGFSWEKTDLVEALKRAV